TGGATGGCCTTGCGGACCTGGGATTGCTGCAGCAGGAAAAGCTGCTTCCGGGCCTCCAGGGCCGGCAGGAACCGCTGGTACATGCCCAGCTTCTGCTTCTGCTCCCTTAAGGAAACTTTATTTAGCTTGATGTTCTCGGGCATGGCTCACTTTTTTTTGGGCCAGTATTTATCTATCATCTCCTGCTTGATCCCCACCTCGTCCGGGGTGAAGCATTCGGCCAGGGTCTGCCAGCCCAGGTCCAGGGCCTGCTCCAGAGCGATATCCACCCTCAGGTCCAGGAAACGCTTATAGAATTTTTGGGAGTAATCCAGGTAGCGTTCGTCCTCCGGGGTCTTGTCGAAGCCCATGGCCAGCTTCTGCTCCACCTCCCGGCTCTTGGCGTACAGCCGGATCATGCTGTTCATGATATGGCCGTGGTCCTCCCGAGTCACCTTTCCGATCACCAGCTGTTTCAAGCGGGACAGCGAGCCGAACGGTTCCACCACGCCCTTGCGCAGATAGAATTGCCCCTCGGTAATATAGCCGGTATTGTCCGGCACCGGATGGGTGACATCGTCGCCCGGCATGGTGGTCACCGCCAGAATGGTGATGGACCCGGCCCCCTCGAAATCCACCGCCTTCTCGTAGCGGGCCGCCAGATCGCTGTACAGCGAGCCGGGATATCCCAGGTTGGACGGCACCTGGTCCATGGAGATGGCGATCTCCTTGAGGGCGTCGGCGAAGGCGGTCATATCGCTCAGCAGCACCAGCACCCGCTTGCCCTGGACCCCGAACTGCTCGGCCGCGGCCAGGGCCAGGTCCGGCACCAGCAGCCGCTCCACCACCGGGTCGGAGGCGGTATGGATGAACATGATGGTCCGGGACAGCACCCCGGCCTGTTCGAAGGAATTTTTAAATTTAAGATACTCGTCGTATTTCAGGCCGATGCCGCCCAGGATCACCACATCGGCGTTGGCCCGCATCCCTATCCGGGCCAGCAGTTCGTTGTAGGGCTCGCCGGCCGCGGCGAAGATGGGCAGTTTCTGGCTCTCCACCAGGGGATTGAATACGTCCACCATCGGCACCCTAGTCTCGATGAACCCCCGGGGGATGACCCGCCTGATGGGATTGACCGACGGCCCGCCGATCTCTATCCGGGGAAGCGATTTCAATTCCGGCCCGCCGTCTATCGGCTGGCCCGATCCGTTGAAGATCCTTCCCAGCAGGGCCTCCCCGAAAGCCACCTGCATGGGGTGCTTCAGGAACCGCACCTGGTCGCCGGTGGAGATGCCCCGGGTCCCGGCGAACACCTGCAGAAAGACCTGGTCGCCCTGCAGGCGGATCACCTGGGCCAGCGAGGAACGGCCCTGTCCTTTGACCGTGGCCAGTTCGCCGTTGCGGATGCCTGGGGCATGGACGGTGATGATGTCCCCCTGGATCCGGGAGATCAGATTGTATTCCTTGATCATCTTGCCTCCTCCTTGCCCAGCATGGCGCCTATCTCCCGACGGTATTCCAGATATTTTTCGCCCTGATAGGGGCTGTACTTCATCTGGAAGAAAAGATTCTGCAGGTGGGTCATTCGGGCTTTGGCCAGCTCCTTGTTTTCGAAATCGAACTGGTGGCGGACCATCTCCGTCAACAAAAGAAAATCCTCTATCTGCCGCTGGCGCGAGGTGGCCCTGTCCACCGGATCGAAGGAATCCTGCTGCAGGCAAGTAGCGTCCACGATCTCCGATTTCTGGTAGCTTACCAGGTCGGGCAGGGAGATGCCCTCCTCCCCCACCACCAGCATCATCTGCCGGACGGCACTGCCGTCGGCCATCAGCTTATGGGTCTCCCTCACCATCTCCACCCATTCCGGATGGCGCCGGTTCAAAAAATCCTCCATCTGTTTGAGGTACAGGCTCCAGGAGATCAGCGGATCGATGGCCGGGTATCTCCGCTGATCGGAACGGCTGCGCGACAGCCCGTGGAAAGCTCCCACCACCTTGAGGGTGTTCTGGGTCACCGGCTCCTCGAAGTTGCCCCCGGCCGGGGAGACGCTGCCGATCATGGTCAGCGAGCCGGTGCTTTCATTATGCAGTTTGACCACTCCGGCCCGCTCATAGACCGCGGCGATCCGGCTCTCCAGGTAGGCCGGAAAGGCCTCCTCGCCGGGGATCTCCTCCAGGCGGGCCGAGGACTCCCTCAGGGCCTGGGCCCAGCGCGAAGTGCTGTCGGCCAGCAGCAAAACTTTAAGTCCCAGCTGTCGGTAATACTCGCCCAGGGTAAGCCCGGTGTAGATGGATGCCTCCCTGGCCGCCACCGGCATGGAGGATGTATTGCAGATGATCACCGTCCGGTCCATCAGTGACCGCCCGGTCTTGGGATCCTCCAGTTGGGGGAACTCCCGGATGGTCTCCACCACCTCGCCGGCCCTCTCCCCGCAGGCCACGATGATGACGATGTCGGCCTCGGCGTAGCGGGAGATGATCTGCTGCAGCACGGTCTTGCCGGCCCCGAACGGTCCGGGGATGCAGGCGGTGCCGCCCTCGGCCAGGGGGAAGAAGATGTCTATCAGCCGGCACTGGGTCAGCAGCTGTTTGTCCGGCAGCAGCCGCTCGCGGTAGGCCCGCATCGGCTGTTTCACCGGCCACTCCTGTTTCATAGTGGCCGCGACCACCCGGCCGTCCTGGTTTTTTATTTTGGCGATGGAGTGAGATATCTTATATTTGCCGGGCGGGGATATTTCGGTGATCTCCCAATTGCCGGAGAGCGCCAAAGGGACCATGATGGGATGGCCGAACAGCCCCTCGGTGACCTCACCCAGGTATTCCCCGGGCTTGACCCGGTCCCCCTTTTTGGCCAGGGGCACGAAGTCCCACAGCTTCTCCTCATCCAAGGGCGGAAGGTACTGTCCCCGCTTCAGGAAGAAGCCCTGGTTGTTCTCCAGCAGGGCCAGAGGGTTCTGCAGACCGTCGTAGATGTTGCCCAGCATGCCGGGTCCCAGGATGGCCGACAGCACCTGCCCGGAGAAATCAACCTGGTCGCCGATCATCAGCCCGGCGGTGCTCTCGAAGACCTGCATATCCACCTGACGGCCCCGGATCCGGATGACCTCCGATTTCAGAGCCTGCCCCTGGCAATGGACGTAGGCCACCTCGTTCTGCACCACATCCTGGCCCGGGTCGATCTCGGCCACTACCAGCGGCCCGTTCACCGATACCACTCTTCCTATGGTCTTATCCGTCACTTAACTTCTCCGGCAAATGTTATTTTATCCAGGTCGAACGGTTTATCCTGATCCTGCCACCGGGAAAATATATATGCCTGCGATAGATATCCCAGCAGGGCATCCAGTGAAAAGCCGTCGTGATTCAGACAGCTCGATATGAATTTCAGCCGCTCCCGGTCCAGGTACCTCTCCGC
This portion of the Candidatus Edwardsbacteria bacterium genome encodes:
- a CDS encoding V-type ATP synthase subunit B, with the protein product MIKEYNLISRIQGDIITVHAPGIRNGELATVKGQGRSSLAQVIRLQGDQVFLQVFAGTRGISTGDQVRFLKHPMQVAFGEALLGRIFNGSGQPIDGGPELKSLPRIEIGGPSVNPIRRVIPRGFIETRVPMVDVFNPLVESQKLPIFAAAGEPYNELLARIGMRANADVVILGGIGLKYDEYLKFKNSFEQAGVLSRTIMFIHTASDPVVERLLVPDLALAAAEQFGVQGKRVLVLLSDMTAFADALKEIAISMDQVPSNLGYPGSLYSDLAARYEKAVDFEGAGSITILAVTTMPGDDVTHPVPDNTGYITEGQFYLRKGVVEPFGSLSRLKQLVIGKVTREDHGHIMNSMIRLYAKSREVEQKLAMGFDKTPEDERYLDYSQKFYKRFLDLRVDIALEQALDLGWQTLAECFTPDEVGIKQEMIDKYWPKKK
- a CDS encoding V-type ATP synthase subunit A, which gives rise to MTDKTIGRVVSVNGPLVVAEIDPGQDVVQNEVAYVHCQGQALKSEVIRIRGRQVDMQVFESTAGLMIGDQVDFSGQVLSAILGPGMLGNIYDGLQNPLALLENNQGFFLKRGQYLPPLDEEKLWDFVPLAKKGDRVKPGEYLGEVTEGLFGHPIMVPLALSGNWEITEISPPGKYKISHSIAKIKNQDGRVVAATMKQEWPVKQPMRAYRERLLPDKQLLTQCRLIDIFFPLAEGGTACIPGPFGAGKTVLQQIISRYAEADIVIIVACGERAGEVVETIREFPQLEDPKTGRSLMDRTVIICNTSSMPVAAREASIYTGLTLGEYYRQLGLKVLLLADSTSRWAQALRESSARLEEIPGEEAFPAYLESRIAAVYERAGVVKLHNESTGSLTMIGSVSPAGGNFEEPVTQNTLKVVGAFHGLSRSRSDQRRYPAIDPLISWSLYLKQMEDFLNRRHPEWVEMVRETHKLMADGSAVRQMMLVVGEEGISLPDLVSYQKSEIVDATCLQQDSFDPVDRATSRQRQIEDFLLLTEMVRHQFDFENKELAKARMTHLQNLFFQMKYSPYQGEKYLEYRREIGAMLGKEEAR